In Phlebotomus papatasi isolate M1 chromosome 1, Ppap_2.1, whole genome shotgun sequence, the following proteins share a genomic window:
- the LOC129798297 gene encoding protein Skeletor, isoforms B/C — protein sequence MNEIRECADDEKYQGKFIGKINSYHHQVSGDVYAVDENTFLLSSFNYDGNGADTFFWSGASNRPGPQGFIVPDEYGKTNILERYFNKDFTLKLPDNKKITEVKWLAIYDLNSQNDFGDVYIPEDFEPPTPQKGGSFSKGTHGVRSESIEILDSKTIRIPDFSYTGGGKRTHFFAGVGPAPSNKGNKIPDELGYLDPIRIYDKETITLELPGDMTIFNIDWISVFDLETNENFGSILIPDDLNVPPSLIKIQQHPAALPNCKQLHKDMRISWEVFGPQITIELAGQVLPDEYMSFGLSGSEERSQMLGADVVVAYIDGYRGYATDYNITSLAPCVQVLGQNKGVCRDDVVGGLDSFQLHTFTREDGINTITFRRTLISSDNGDKEFLLDRPMFVVWAMGRLDSNKEPAFHDIYPREDVVIHFNSSDPVNDCFSFTRSEHSQLKEPWEKTQIFDRSIRSFTAVLGPAGGKRGYQGITGHVSNGLAWYINGVMIPELWLRRGLTYAFRVHGGNNPHSPEYYHPLVITDEPKGGYDRLTDAKQSEIRVLAGVEFTRRGRPKPTAAGPLCIARHQEHQDRRLDDEYPTFKKFNRTLHYTCEPGDPAILEITPNTSWPDVVYYNSFTHANMGWKIHIVDSFSTNVGSSQRLEIALFLLALVFSHAMTLRN from the exons ATGAATGAGATTCGAG AATGTGCTGATGATGAAAAGTATCAAGGAAAATTCATCGGGAAGATCAACTCGTATCATCATCAAGTTTCTGGAGATGTTTATGCTGTAGATGAGAACACTTTTCTCCTTTCAAGCTTCAATTATGACGGAAACGGAGCTGATACATTCTTCTGGAGCGGCGCTTCAAATCGTCCTGGACCTCAGGGATTCATAGTTCCCGATGAATACGGAAA GACAAACATCCTTGAGAGATATTTCAACAAGGACTTCACCCTAAAGCTTCCGGACAATAAAAAGATCACAGAAGTCAAGTGGTTGGCAATTTATGATCTCAACAGTCAGAATGACTTTGGGGACGTTTACATTCCTGAAGACTTTGAACCGCCAACGCCTCAGAAGGGGGGTAGTTTCTCAAAAGGAACACATGGGGTCCGTAGCGAAAGTATTGAGATCCTTGATTCAAAAACGATCAGGATTCCAGATTTTAGTTACACAGGAGGTGGAAAGAGAACCCATTTCTTCGCAGGTGTTGGTCCTGCGCCATCTAACAAGGGCAACAAGATTCCAGATGAACTGGGATA TTTGGATCCTATACGCATTTACGACAAGGAAACCATCACGCTGGAGCTTCCCGGAGACATGACGATCTTCAATATCGATTGGATAAGCGTTTTCGATCTTGAGACCAATGAAAATTTCGGATCGATCCTTATTCCAGATGATCTAAACGTTCCACCTTCTTTGATCAAAATCCAACAACATCCAGCTGCCCTACCGAATTGTAAACAACTTCACAAGGACATGAGGATCTCCTGGGAGGTCTTTGGTCCTCAGATAACGATTGAGTTGGCTGGACAGGTTCTTCCAGATGAATACATGTCCTTTGGCCTCTCGGGATCTGAAGAGAGGAGTCAAATGCTAGGAGCAGATGTTGTAGTAGCTTACATCGATGGGTACAGGGGATACGCAACGGACTACAACATCACGTCCCTAGCTCCG TGCGTTCAAGTCCTCGGTCAGAATAAAGGAGTCTGTCGGGATGATGTTGTTGGAGGATTAGACAGTTTCCAACTTCACACGTTCACAAGAGAAGATGGAATCAACACGATAACCTTCCGAAGAACTCTGATTTCAT CTGATAATGGAGACAAGGAGTTCCTTCTGGACAGACCGATGTTTGTTGTTTGGGCCATGGGGCGTCTAGATTCAAACAAAGAACCAGCCTTCCATGACATCTATCCCAGAGAGGACGTTGTAATCCATTTCAACTCTTCCGATCCCGTTAACGATTGCTTCAGCTTCACGAGAAGCGAACATTCACAACTCAAAGAACCCTGGGAAAAGACTCAAATCTTCGACAGAAGTATCAGATCCTTCACGGCAGTTTTGGGTCCAGCGGGAGGAAAAAGAGGCTACCAAGGGATTACGG GGCATGTTTCGAATGGTCTAGCTTGGTACATCAACGGAGTTATGATTCCTGAACTTTGGCTCAGACGAGGCCTCACCTACGCCTTCCGAGTCCATGGTGGGAATAATCCTCACTCTCCTGAATACTACCATCCTTTAGTTATAACAGACGAACCGAAAGGGGGCTACGACCGTCTGACAGACGCTAAACAATCAGAGATCAGGGTCCTAGCAGGAGTAGAGTTTACAAGGAGAGGTCGACCTAAACCTACAGCTGCCGGTCCGCTTTGTATTGCTCGTCATCAGGAGCATCAAGATCGTCGGCTTGACGATGAGTACCCTACATTTAAGAAGTTCAATCGAACACTCCATTACACTTGCGAACCCGGAGATCCTGCTATCCTCGAAATCACACCCAACACTTCCTGGCCCGACGTCGTGTACTACAATAGCTTCACACACGCCAACATGGGCTGGAAAATCCACATTGTGGATAGTTTTTCGACAAACGTTGGGAGCAGTCAGCGTTTAGAGATTGCTCTGTTCCTTCTAGCACTGGTCTTTTCTCACGCGATGACGCTAAGGAACTAA
- the LOC129798298 gene encoding protein fem-1 homolog C, whose product MSKFSSLATEQRYLESVINLVFEECKPMTGENNSNVLRDRIKSLRREERREIAKQTRDGCSPLFLACKHGNVRVAALLITECDADIEQRGLYEVPEDRSVHCVTPLWCASVSGNLGVVKLLIGFGANINALSDTGSTPVRSACYMTHVEIVQYLVERGADITKANYNGGTCLINSVQSVALCMYLISKGADVNARDIQDKTALHYAIQEHRLETTKLLLEHGADPFAKSRYGDDSLQLACLKGAHQIFEYLKSRINYSASRLAEAHELIGSTFLDEQNETRITILHWRLAHHIRQRESVYIEKKPVPPPREAFGNAVEFSTIAELDNIAADVDSMRIQSLLICERVLGIHHKDTLFRLMFRGASYADSLQLQRCIDLWCLALEVRVEKHSILHSETCITAQAIVKMMLDSIDKHIHMMPNEIVDQDTPRFLDVYSVFRLLTRNINESRQYLTIRPVHRKQQENFDRMLKCITHLIYLLVTTAKSEKEKQMVSEAVTELVQSNIRSACTNDTLLHLSVSRLNVIKSGYFSDDNNLTVIFPSLEVVELLLACGADVNARNESKSTPLHIASMPYNFNGRLVHTLLENGAHLDQPNRADDRPMNMISANPGNEIYLINYISLKCLASTVITKYRIPYRNQIPKTLEMFVRQHEA is encoded by the exons ATGTCCAAGTTCAGTTCACTGGCCACGGAGCAGAGGTACCTGGAGTCAGTGATTAATCTTGTGTTCGAGGAGTGTAAGCCCATGACGGGCGAGAACAACTCGAATGTGCTCAGAGATCGTATAAAAAG TTTGCGTCGCGAGGAGCGCAGGGAGATTGCGAAGCAGACCAGGGATGGCTGCTCGCCGCTCTTCCTGGCCTGTAAGCATGGAAATGTCCGCGTGGCGGCGCTGCTGATCACAGAATGTGACGCAGATATTGAACAGCGGGGACTGTATGAAGTTCCGGAAGACAGATCCGTGCACTGCGTCACTCCGCTGTGGTGCGCTTCTGTGTCCGGGAATCTGGGCGTGGTGAAGCTCTTGATTGGCTTCGGGGCGAATATCAATGCACTCTCGGACACGGGATCGACGCCGGTCCGGAGTGCATGCTACATGACGCACGTGGAAATTGTGCAGTATCTGGTGGAGCGGGGGGCTGATATTACAAAAGCTAATTACAATGGGGGCACTTGCCTCATAAATTCCGTGCAATCTGTGGCTCTGTGCATGTACCTGATCAGCAAGGGGGCTGATGTCAATGCACGGGACATTCAGGACAAAACAGCCCTGCACTATGCCATTCAGGAACATAGACTGGAGACCACGAAGCTCCTGCTGGAGCATGGGGCAGATCCATTTGCCAAAAGTCGATATGGTGATGATAGTTTGCAGCTGGCATGCCTCAAGGGGGCTCATCAAATCTTTGAGTACCTCAAAAGTCGCATAAACTACTCAGCTTCGCGATTGGCCGAAGCTCATGAACTAATCGGTTCCACCTTCCTCGATGAACAGAACGAAACCCGTATTACCATCCTCCACTGGAGGCTAGCTCATCACATTCGACAGCGGGAATCCGTTTACATCG AGAAAAAGCCTGTTCCACCGCCACGGGAAGCCTTTGGCAATGCTGTGGAATTTTCAACAATAGCCGAATTGGACAATATTGCTGCTGATGTGGACAGCATGAGGATTCAGAGTTTATTGATATGTGAGAGGGTGCTAGGGATTCATCATAAAGATACGCTGTTTCGTTTGATGTTCCGCGGAGCATCCTACGCCGATTCCCTCCAGCTTCAGCGATGCATCGACCTGTGGTGCTTGGCACTGGAAGTTCGTGTGGAGAAACATTCAATTCTCCATTCGGAAACGTGCATAACAGCCCAGGCCATTGTTAAGATGATGCTGGACTCCATAGACAAACACATTCATATGATGCCTAATGAGATTGTTGATCAAGACACCCCGCGCTTCCTTGACGTCTACAGTGTCTTCAGGCTTCTCACTAGGAATATCAATG AATCTCGCCAGTATCTTACCATAAGGCCAGTACATAGGAAACAGCAAGAGAATTTTGATAGAATGCTCAAGTGCATCACGCACTTGATCTATCTTTTGGTGACGACGGCAAAGTCTGAGAAGGAGAAGCAAATGGTGTCTGAGGCCGTAACTGAACTAGTCCAGAGCAATATCAGGAGCGCCTGCACCAATGATACCCTTCTTCATCTCTCAGTGTCCCGATTGAATGTCATCAAGAGTGGATACTTTTCCGATGACAATAATCTCACG GTGATCTTCCCGAGTTTAGAAGTTGTGGAGTTGCTGTTGGCGTGCGGGGCCGATGTGAATGCGCGGAATGAGTCCAAATCGACACCGCTGCACATTGCATCGATGCCGTACAACTTCAATGGGCGCCTCGTGCATACGCTGCTCGAGAATGGGGCGCATCTGGATCAGCCGAATAGGGCTGATGATCGTCCCATGAACATGATCTCGGCCAATCCGGGAAATGAGATTTACCTCATTAACTATATTTCACTTAAATGTCTAGCTTCCACCGTTATTACCAAGTATAGAATTCCGTACAGGAATCAAATTCCTAAGACACTAGAAATGTTTGTGAGGCAACATGAAGCTTAa